One segment of Deinococcus misasensis DSM 22328 DNA contains the following:
- a CDS encoding sensor domain-containing protein, with translation MMTVTKPSASPLNGYFAELFSAATYRRLFYLLATFPLGVLYFVVLVTGLSLGLALMVLVVGFPVFMGTFWLILRFAEVERALATLLGQTLYREKPLVQVSGFGQWSRATLSDAGTYKALLYALLKFPLGVASFVVTVVLLSLSVGFLLLPIANLFYPMPLYFGNTVFQLNAFGWIVWEVVAVALTVLSLSLLNLMADGWALLNNALLTDYGESKHAQREVQALKQTSSAVAYSGSLEETLSHIAGQGMQALGASALLLTVKEGASWKVGASRNLPELFVRALPEAHSRLNLPEQMVQGRAHIEKQFLPLWEKDVLVAPLLQGLPDGCLVTLPMMYQQQLLGQLHAFYRRGHAPTQRELEFMAALADQGGVAIETSQLIDRVQEQASQQERQRLARELHDSVAQALYGITLGAKTAKGWLERDPNKVRESLDYAIQLAEGGTAEMKALLFSLREDALDEGGLCEALSRLAHAMKVRYGLTIHTDLCEEPELPAARKHAVYRIAQEAVHNAVKHARATEMSLNFHKTASGWTLDLQDNGKGFDVQQLSGGTLGLKSMRERAEFLSGTFTVSSQQGEGTRIRLEFPI, from the coding sequence ATGATGACTGTGACGAAACCTTCTGCAAGCCCATTGAACGGTTATTTCGCTGAGCTGTTCAGTGCAGCAACGTACCGGCGGTTGTTTTACCTGCTGGCGACTTTTCCTCTGGGTGTCCTGTATTTTGTGGTGCTGGTGACGGGCCTCTCTCTGGGTCTGGCCCTGATGGTCTTGGTGGTCGGGTTTCCGGTGTTCATGGGGACGTTCTGGTTGATCCTGCGTTTTGCGGAGGTTGAACGTGCGCTGGCCACCCTGCTCGGACAGACCCTGTACCGGGAGAAACCTCTGGTGCAGGTGTCTGGTTTTGGCCAGTGGTCCAGAGCCACCCTGAGTGACGCTGGTACCTACAAGGCGTTGTTGTATGCCTTACTGAAATTCCCGCTCGGGGTTGCCTCTTTTGTGGTGACTGTGGTCCTGCTCAGCCTGTCTGTGGGCTTTTTGTTGCTTCCCATTGCCAACCTGTTTTATCCGATGCCCCTGTATTTTGGGAACACCGTCTTTCAGCTGAATGCCTTCGGCTGGATTGTCTGGGAGGTCGTCGCAGTGGCCCTGACCGTGCTTTCCCTGAGCCTCCTTAACCTGATGGCCGATGGCTGGGCGCTCCTCAACAATGCCCTCCTCACCGACTACGGCGAGTCCAAGCATGCCCAGAGGGAAGTGCAGGCCCTCAAGCAGACCAGCAGTGCGGTGGCCTACAGCGGTTCTCTGGAAGAAACCCTTTCACACATTGCAGGTCAGGGGATGCAGGCCCTCGGGGCATCTGCCCTCCTGCTTACAGTGAAAGAAGGTGCAAGCTGGAAGGTGGGAGCCTCCCGCAACTTGCCCGAGCTGTTTGTGCGTGCTTTGCCAGAGGCCCACTCCCGTCTGAACCTGCCCGAGCAGATGGTGCAAGGCCGTGCCCACATCGAGAAGCAATTTTTGCCGCTCTGGGAAAAAGACGTGCTGGTCGCCCCTTTGTTGCAGGGTTTGCCAGATGGCTGCTTGGTGACCTTGCCGATGATGTACCAGCAGCAACTGCTGGGCCAACTGCATGCCTTTTACCGACGGGGACATGCCCCCACCCAGAGGGAACTGGAGTTCATGGCGGCCCTCGCAGATCAGGGAGGGGTGGCCATCGAAACTTCCCAGCTGATTGACCGGGTTCAGGAGCAGGCCTCCCAGCAGGAACGCCAGAGGCTGGCCCGTGAACTGCACGACTCGGTGGCGCAGGCCCTGTACGGCATCACGCTGGGCGCGAAGACCGCTAAAGGCTGGCTGGAACGGGATCCCAACAAGGTGCGAGAAAGCCTCGATTACGCCATCCAACTGGCAGAAGGAGGAACCGCCGAAATGAAAGCCTTGCTGTTCAGTTTGCGCGAAGACGCTCTGGATGAAGGGGGACTCTGTGAGGCCCTGTCCCGACTGGCCCACGCCATGAAGGTGCGTTACGGCCTGACCATCCACACCGATCTGTGCGAAGAACCCGAGCTGCCCGCTGCCCGCAAGCATGCCGTGTACCGCATTGCACAGGAAGCCGTTCACAATGCTGTGAAGCACGCCAGAGCCACCGAAATGTCCCTGAATTTCCACAAAACCGCCTCGGGCTGGACGCTGGACCTTCAAGACAACGGTAAAGGCTTCGATGTGCAGCAGCTTTCAGGCGGCACCCTCGGGCTCAAGAGCATGCGTGAACGGGCCGAGTTCCTCTCTGGCACTTTCACGGTGTCCAGCCAGCAGGGTGAAGGCACCCGCATCCGCCTTGAATTTCCGATTTGA
- a CDS encoding DUF5946 family protein, with protein sequence MDHMCPECGALWPEGFSCEQAFHALLAQEWHDPELQAEHFFLVACYNLQHPSSFTEEALKNLQQGLSAKLETGLSILDLRKRAEEAFDGPNRVRKPEAERQVVLRKWTFTLVEVYAKGALEGAARRVRDWANAIHQQVKSKE encoded by the coding sequence ATGGATCACATGTGCCCGGAATGTGGAGCCCTCTGGCCAGAGGGCTTCTCCTGTGAACAGGCTTTTCATGCCTTGCTGGCACAGGAATGGCATGACCCTGAGCTGCAGGCCGAGCATTTTTTTCTGGTGGCCTGCTACAACCTGCAGCATCCTTCCTCCTTCACAGAGGAGGCCCTGAAAAACCTGCAGCAAGGACTGTCTGCAAAGTTGGAAACAGGGCTTTCCATCCTTGATTTGCGCAAGAGGGCAGAGGAGGCTTTTGACGGTCCAAACCGGGTGAGAAAGCCAGAGGCTGAGCGTCAGGTGGTGTTGCGCAAGTGGACGTTCACTCTGGTGGAGGTGTACGCAAAGGGGGCTCTGGAAGGTGCAGCCCGGCGGGTGAGGGATTGGGCCAATGCCATCCATCAACAAGTAAAATCAAAAGAATAA